Proteins found in one Deltaproteobacteria bacterium CG11_big_fil_rev_8_21_14_0_20_49_13 genomic segment:
- a CDS encoding N-acetylmuramoyl-L-alanine amidase has translation MKKIRKVIIHSSDSPWGTALIIDDWHRKRGWKCIGYGAVITNGIPTHEMYVEKKRWHWADGQIEWGRPFDDDTFIEDSEIGAHAYGWNKDSVGICLIGKDGIFTTKQILTLETLCQQLKKAWPHLSKQDFIGHHEIDSNKTCPDINMKDLREFIFGILPYEKIRFGPHHIRD, from the coding sequence GTGAAGAAGATCAGAAAAGTCATCATCCACTCGAGCGATTCTCCGTGGGGAACTGCACTTATAATTGACGACTGGCATCGCAAGCGCGGATGGAAATGTATCGGCTATGGCGCTGTCATTACAAACGGGATACCGACCCATGAAATGTATGTAGAAAAGAAGAGATGGCATTGGGCGGACGGGCAGATCGAATGGGGACGGCCTTTTGACGATGATACATTTATAGAGGACAGCGAGATCGGAGCACATGCCTACGGTTGGAACAAAGACTCGGTCGGAATCTGCCTGATCGGAAAAGACGGCATCTTTACAACGAAGCAGATACTCACGCTCGAAACCCTGTGCCAGCAACTCAAAAAAGCATGGCCGCATCTCTCAAAGCAGGATTTCATCGGTCACCATGAAATCGATTCAAACAAGACCTGTCCCGACATCAATATGAAGGACTTGAGGGAGTTTATATTCGGCATTCTGCCATATGAAAAAATCCGTTTCGGCCCTCATCACATAAGAGACTAA